GTCTTATTTGTTAAATGcagcaagaaaatgaaatttttttttaaatgtctcaGCACCTGCCGACCCAGCAGTGCCAGGAGTCCCGTCCTTTCCATTGACTCCATTCGTTCCATCTTTTCCTCCCTCTCCTGCATCGccttattatttgaaaaaaaattaaaaaaaaaaaaaaaaaaatagttacaAGGTATATTAGTCACATATACGTATTTAGTAAGCCTACCTTTGGGACCTTGAATGCCTTGTGGCCCAACAGCTCCTTGAATTCCCTGGACGCCTTGGGCACCCGGCGTTCCGGTAGCTCCCTGTGTTCCCTGGGCACCATTAACGCCATTGACTCCCGGTGGCCCTAAACATTTCCAAAGATAACAGAACTATAATTTCAACGAACTACATTTTTAAACATACCAATCGGCCCTTGCGGTCCCGTTTGACCGATTGGACCCTGCGCTCCGTCCGTGCCGTCTTTCCCGTCGACGCCGTTGATTCCGTTAATGCCATTCAGTCCGTCTTTGCctaaagcgaaaaaaaaacccaaaagttaTATCTtgggaataataaaacaatcaaCAGGGAcgataaatatttgaaatataaGACAAACCTTGCGGCCCGATGGGGCCGGGCGGACCCGGAGGACCGATTAGATCATACATCCAAGCCGCTGGCACTTTGTCCTTCTTTCCAGGCTTAGGATACCCGTAATAGATTTGTCCAGGTTTTTCACGATGCTGTCCTCTTCGCGATTGGACGTCTATAAATaatagcgaaaaaaaaaatctcattgAAATCACCAATCAAAATTGAATAGCAAAATAAGTTCGTTGTTTATATTATACTCAAGTCTTCGGTTGCGTCATTTTTACGACCGCCGATTTCCTTGGTCGGAATAGCCACCAGACCCATTCTCGCCAGAGACAACAAGTTGCTCTGTAGATGGTCAGGTAAATCGAACCTGTTGTACGCATCCCTTAACCTGTCTGGACGTTCGTAATGTCTGCCTTGGTAATAAGGAGGAAGTTCTTCTGGGTCAAACTCCCAAGAGTCTTGGGCTGGGGATGGCCAATAAGATGAACGCCACTGCTGGTGAAATGCTGGCCTGCTGAACGACGGGTTAAGTAATTCGTCCATTCTGTCGGATTCAAGGAGCTCTTGAAAGTCTCTTTGCGTGGCGGGTTTTAGGATGACGGCAACCGGCTTGTACCAGCTCAATTCGTCGTCGCTAGTCGCATTGATGGCGGACTCTTCCGGATTAACATTTTGTATCAGATCCGTCGGGTAAGAAAGAGACGTAGCGGCCCACAAAGCGAGAACAACCGGCACCTAAAATTGtgattaaaattttcattttaattcaaGAATAACAcattttaataacaaataataagaTGAACGAAGAAAATTTG
This sequence is a window from Daphnia pulicaria isolate SC F1-1A chromosome 7, SC_F0-13Bv2, whole genome shotgun sequence. Protein-coding genes within it:
- the LOC124350996 gene encoding collagen alpha-1(XI) chain-like, whose protein sequence is MNTLVPVVLALWAATSLSYPTDLIQNVNPEESAINATSDDELSWYKPVAVILKPATQRDFQELLESDRMDELLNPSFSRPAFHQQWRSSYWPSPAQDSWEFDPEELPPYYQGRHYERPDRLRDAYNRFDLPDHLQSNLLSLARMGLVAIPTKEIGGRKNDATEDLNVQSRRGQHREKPGQIYYGYPKPGKKDKVPAAWMYDLIGPPGPPGPIGPQGKDGLNGINGINGVDGKDGTDGAQGPIGQTGPQGPIGPPGVNGVNGAQGTQGATGTPGAQGVQGIQGAVGPQGIQGPKGDAGEGGKDGTNGVNGKDGTPGTAGSAGPPGTPGQNGQDGRDGVIGPSGPPGPAGTPGQNGKDGVDGKDGQDGTPGLPGPAGPPGKDGQDGTPGTFGQAGQDGQDGTGGAAGPGGVAGAPGAAGAAGSSGAGGPAGTPGVPGTPGAAGAAGVPGVPGATGR